Proteins from a genomic interval of Zingiber officinale cultivar Zhangliang chromosome 1B, Zo_v1.1, whole genome shotgun sequence:
- the LOC121982008 gene encoding triosephosphate isomerase, chloroplastic-like gives MAAAASSLASQFMGLRREAPPSTELFVQTVQFKLRHSSTRCPNGRVIAMAGTGKFFVGGNWKCNGTMDSVTKLVADLNDAKLENDVDVVVAPPYIYLDKVKQSLTDLIEISAQNSWVGKGGAFTGEISAEQLIDLGCKWVILGHSERRHIIGEDDQFIGKKAAYALSQNLKVIACIGEKLEEREAGKTFDVCFQQLKAFADSISDWTNVVIAYEPVWAIGTGKVATPQQAQEVHAAVRDWLKKHVSAEVASFTRIIYGGSVNGSNCAELAKQEDIDGFLVGGASLKGPEFATIVNSVTSKKVAA, from the exons ATGGCGGCGGCGGCGTCATCTCTGGCATCACAGTTCATGGGGCTTCGACGCGAGGCACCCCCTTCCACCGAGCTCTTCGTCCAGACTGTCCAGTTCAAGCTCCGCCACTCCTCCACCCGCTGCCCTAACGGACGAGTCATTGCCATGGCCGGCACCGGAAAG TTTTTCGTTGGGGGGAATTGGAAATGT aACGGGACAATGGATTCTGTTACCAAACTTGTTGCTGATCTGAATGATGCCAAGTTGGAAAATGATGTAG ATGTTGTTGTAGCACCTCCATATATCTATCTCGATAAGGTCAAGCAATCATTGACTGATCTCATTGAAATATCTGCTCAGAATTCTTGGGTTGGGAAAGGTGGAGCCTTTACTGGTGAAATCAG TGCAGAGCAATTGATAGAtttagggtgcaagtgggttatTCTAGGTCATTCTGAGCGCAGGCATATTATTGGGGAGGATGACCAG TTTATTGGAAAGAAAGCTGCATATGCATTGAGTCAAAATCTTAAGGTGATTGCTTGTATAGGAGAGAAGCTTGAAGAGAGAGAAGCTGGAAAGACATTTGATGTCTGTTTCCAGCAACTGAAAGCTTTTGCAG ATAGCATTTCGGATTGGACTAATGTTGTTATTGCTTATGAGCCTGTATGGGCTATTGGCACTGGGAAAGTAGCCACACCCCAGCAAGCTCAAGAAGTACATGCAGCTGTACGTGATTGGCTCAAGAAGCATGTCTCAGCTGAGGTTGCTTCTTTCACACGAATCATCTATGGAG GTTCTGTGAACGGAAGCAATTGTGCAGAGCTTGCTAAACAAGAAGACATCGATGGATttcttgttggaggtgcctctctTAAG GGTCCAGAGTTCGCCACCATTGTCAACTCAGTGACTTCAAAAAAAGTTGCTGCCTGA